A section of the Deinobacterium chartae genome encodes:
- a CDS encoding S41 family peptidase codes for MSRRALLTLLAACTGLPALAAPSPAETFEQVWTLIERRYIYRARFEPRSPLSPLPLPRKSDAALPDALRRELLWQLGTWQDVRDYYLERIRQTADADAAQRLIGEAVSWLRDDHSVYYPPERARQVRALYPDLPCLPLSGATETSSRQVSAQLLGTVGVLRIPDFEGFARPAEVEAALADLETRGARAFVLDLRGNPGGQLLAMTRTAALFERGLLWRLRLRGSFPTPLPTWPPLGTPRFHQPLAILIDANVHSAAEGFAGGLQARGRARIFGQTPSAGNVEAVMPYCLEGGALVMVATGQLAPMGSASWEGQGVRPDETGGLEEAARWAGSQASD; via the coding sequence ATGTCGAGACGCGCCCTGCTGACCCTGCTGGCCGCCTGCACCGGACTGCCCGCCCTGGCCGCTCCCAGCCCGGCCGAGACCTTCGAACAGGTCTGGACGCTGATCGAACGCCGCTACATCTACCGCGCCCGTTTCGAACCGCGCTCCCCGCTGAGTCCTCTGCCGCTGCCGCGCAAAAGCGACGCCGCGCTGCCCGACGCGCTGCGCCGAGAACTGCTGTGGCAGCTGGGCACCTGGCAGGACGTGCGCGATTACTACCTCGAGCGGATCCGCCAGACCGCCGACGCGGACGCGGCGCAGCGCCTGATCGGGGAGGCCGTGAGCTGGCTGCGCGACGATCACAGCGTCTACTACCCGCCCGAGCGCGCCCGCCAGGTCCGGGCGCTGTACCCGGATCTTCCCTGCCTGCCCCTCTCCGGGGCAACCGAAACCTCCTCGAGGCAGGTGAGCGCGCAGTTGCTGGGCACGGTCGGCGTGCTTCGCATCCCGGACTTCGAGGGCTTCGCTCGCCCGGCAGAGGTCGAGGCTGCCCTGGCCGACCTCGAGACCAGGGGAGCGCGCGCGTTCGTGCTCGATCTGCGCGGCAACCCGGGCGGGCAACTGCTGGCCATGACCCGCACCGCCGCGCTGTTCGAGCGCGGCCTGCTGTGGCGGCTGCGCCTGCGCGGCTCGTTCCCGACCCCGCTGCCCACTTGGCCGCCGCTGGGAACGCCGCGTTTTCACCAGCCGCTGGCGATCCTGATCGACGCGAACGTTCACTCGGCCGCCGAAGGTTTCGCCGGAGGCCTGCAGGCACGCGGGCGCGCCCGCATCTTTGGGCAGACGCCCAGCGCCGGCAACGTGGAAGCGGTCATGCCCTACTGCCTCGAGGGCGGTGCGCTCGTGATGGTTGCGACCGGGCAGCTCGCGCCGATGGGCAGCGCGAGCTGGGAAGGTCAGGGTGTACGCCCCGACGAAACCGGAGGACTCGAGGAAGCCGCGAGGTGGGCAGGCAGCCAGGCCAGCGACTGA
- a CDS encoding acetate/propionate family kinase: MNILVINCGSSSLKFQITNPETGETHHRGIVERVGNAAATLTLDGRSESVTAPDHTAAMRQLAARLPLESIAAVGHRVVHGGERFRTPVRIGPEVMRTLQEMAHLAPLHNPANIQGIRAAAEVLPGLPMVAVFDTAFHATLPERAYLYAIESRFYTEHGIRRYGFHGTSHEYVTGQLAQRLGQPLEDLRVISLHLGNGASAAAVKFGRSVDTSMGFTPLEGLVMGTRSGDLDPAVALWIAERGGVEHARELLNKRSGLLGLSGVSNDLRDLRRAAGEGNRWAQRALEVMSYRLTKTVGAYAAAMGGLNAVVFTGGVGENDADTRAEALAGLEFLGIELDAQRNASRGEARISADSSRVAVWVIPTDEELLIARKTLEVLSA, from the coding sequence GTGAACATCCTGGTCATCAACTGCGGCAGCAGCAGCCTCAAGTTCCAGATCACCAACCCGGAAACGGGGGAGACCCACCACCGGGGCATCGTTGAACGCGTGGGCAACGCTGCGGCCACCCTGACCCTCGACGGCCGCAGCGAAAGCGTCACCGCGCCGGATCATACCGCCGCCATGCGCCAGCTGGCCGCGCGCCTTCCGCTCGAAAGCATCGCTGCGGTCGGACACCGGGTGGTGCACGGCGGCGAGCGCTTCCGCACCCCGGTGCGCATCGGTCCGGAAGTCATGCGCACGCTGCAGGAGATGGCGCACCTCGCCCCGCTGCACAACCCGGCCAACATCCAGGGCATCCGCGCCGCCGCCGAGGTGCTGCCGGGCCTGCCGATGGTGGCCGTTTTCGATACGGCCTTTCACGCGACCCTGCCCGAGCGCGCCTACCTGTACGCCATCGAATCGCGCTTTTACACCGAACACGGCATCCGCCGCTACGGCTTTCACGGCACCAGCCACGAGTACGTGACCGGCCAGCTGGCGCAGCGGCTGGGTCAACCCCTCGAGGACCTGCGGGTGATCTCGCTGCACCTGGGCAACGGCGCTTCGGCCGCCGCCGTGAAATTCGGCCGATCGGTAGACACCAGCATGGGCTTTACCCCGCTCGAGGGGCTGGTGATGGGAACGCGCTCGGGCGACTTGGACCCGGCTGTCGCCCTGTGGATCGCCGAGCGCGGCGGGGTGGAGCACGCGCGCGAGCTGCTGAACAAACGCTCGGGGCTGCTGGGCCTCTCGGGCGTCTCGAACGACCTGCGGGACCTGCGCCGCGCGGCGGGCGAGGGCAACCGCTGGGCGCAGCGCGCCCTCGAGGTGATGAGCTACCGCCTGACCAAGACGGTCGGGGCTTACGCGGCCGCGATGGGCGGGCTTAACGCGGTGGTGTTCACCGGCGGGGTGGGGGAGAACGACGCCGACACGCGTGCCGAGGCCCTGGCCGGCTTGGAGTTCCTGGGCATCGAGCTGGACGCGCAGCGCAATGCCTCGAGGGGCGAGGCGCGCATCAGTGCGGACAGTTCGCGGGTAGCGGTGTGGGTGATCCCGACCGACGAAGAGTTGCTGATCGCGCGCAAAACCCTCGAGGTGCTGTCCGCATGA
- the miaA gene encoding tRNA (adenosine(37)-N6)-dimethylallyltransferase MiaA: MTRAVILTGPTASGKTDLSLRLGREFPLEVISADAMMVYRGLDIGTAKPTPQERAGVPHHLIDIREVTEDYDVVQFARDAVAAVEEVRARGRLPLIVGGTAFYLSALLRGLPTTPPSDPAAMRALEDELAERGLEAMLAEVAALRPAELVRIERNPRRLLRSLEVYRATGRFPSEFPQAQPVLSAEVVAISPPEAELERRIALRTDRMIADGLVEEALRVLGPLRQAARRPTALQAIGYREALVFAQGLTDRARMRADIVLATRRYAKRQRTFLRTQLGAALHDPLQAERIMKQKIHDLEIS, encoded by the coding sequence GTGACCCGTGCCGTTATCCTCACCGGACCGACCGCCAGCGGCAAGACCGACCTCAGCCTGCGCCTGGGGCGCGAGTTTCCCCTGGAGGTGATCTCGGCCGATGCCATGATGGTTTACCGCGGCCTGGACATCGGGACCGCCAAGCCGACCCCGCAGGAGCGCGCGGGCGTGCCGCACCACCTGATCGACATCCGCGAGGTGACCGAAGACTACGATGTGGTGCAGTTCGCGCGCGACGCCGTGGCGGCGGTGGAGGAGGTGCGCGCACGTGGACGCCTTCCGCTGATCGTGGGCGGCACGGCCTTTTACCTCTCGGCGCTGCTGCGCGGCCTGCCCACCACTCCGCCCTCGGACCCGGCGGCCATGCGCGCACTCGAGGACGAACTGGCCGAGCGCGGCCTGGAGGCCATGCTCGCCGAGGTGGCGGCGTTGCGCCCGGCGGAACTCGTGCGCATCGAGCGCAATCCGCGTCGGTTGCTGCGCAGCCTCGAGGTGTACCGCGCCACCGGCCGCTTTCCGTCCGAGTTTCCGCAAGCGCAGCCCGTGCTGAGTGCCGAAGTGGTGGCGATCAGTCCGCCGGAGGCCGAGCTCGAGCGCCGCATCGCGCTGCGCACCGACCGCATGATCGCGGACGGGCTGGTCGAGGAGGCGCTGCGGGTGCTCGGTCCGCTGAGACAGGCTGCCCGCAGGCCGACGGCCCTGCAGGCGATCGGATACCGCGAGGCGCTGGTCTTTGCACAGGGTTTGACCGACCGTGCGCGCATGCGCGCGGACATCGTGTTGGCCACGCGGCGTTACGCCAAGCGGCAGCGCACGTTTCTGCGCACGCAGCTGGGAGCGGCGCTGCATGATCCCCTGCAGGCCGAACGAATCATGAAACAAAAAATTCACGACCTCGAAATATCGTGA
- a CDS encoding Hsp20 family protein: MNELSLERLNTLMKLRQEVENLEVGGPWSPAADWLETDTHLILLMDLPGVDPESLEVEESEEGLTLAGAREQLDLEGEVLGRERPQGSFTRSLELPREIVPGSGEARLRNGVLVLRLEKRHKTINAG, from the coding sequence GTGAACGAACTGTCCCTAGAGCGGCTCAACACCCTGATGAAACTGCGCCAGGAGGTCGAAAACCTCGAGGTCGGCGGGCCGTGGTCGCCGGCGGCCGACTGGCTGGAAACCGATACGCACCTGATTCTGCTGATGGACCTGCCCGGCGTGGACCCCGAGAGCCTCGAGGTCGAAGAAAGCGAGGAAGGCCTGACCCTGGCGGGTGCGCGCGAACAGCTGGACCTCGAGGGCGAGGTGCTGGGCCGTGAGCGCCCGCAGGGCAGCTTCACCCGCAGCCTCGAGCTGCCGCGCGAGATCGTTCCGGGCAGCGGCGAGGCCCGCTTGCGCAACGGCGTGCTGGTGTTGCGCCTCGAGAAGCGCCACAAGACCATCAACGCCGGATAA
- a CDS encoding M24 family metallopeptidase, protein MRRMQKLLSTLSGAQLDALWVTKPENVRYLSGFTTPKDGRVLITPERSILYTDARYTVQAQEESALEVVIARGPEVLAHAAEVVRGKRVGFEAEHLSVAALEDLSALEASLVPTRGLVEILRRIKTPEEIAKIRRAQELADNALQAVLPQLRAGVREIDIALELEYHLRRAGASGPSFDFIVAGGPRSAMPHGVASERVLQDGDLVTIDMGAVWDGYHSDMTRAYPVGEIREQLRGFYRAVKAALEAAVAQVRPGVSCPELDAVARGVLAEHGLAEYFAHSLGHGVGLAIHEAPSLSALSQDVLEAGMVITVEPGVYLPGVGGVRLEHLLVVTESGHEVLSASPIPEL, encoded by the coding sequence ATCCGCCGCATGCAAAAACTCCTCAGCACCCTCAGCGGCGCGCAACTCGACGCGCTGTGGGTGACCAAACCGGAGAACGTCCGCTACCTCAGCGGCTTCACCACCCCCAAGGACGGCCGCGTCCTGATCACGCCGGAGCGCAGCATCCTGTACACCGACGCGCGCTACACCGTGCAGGCCCAGGAGGAATCCGCGCTCGAGGTGGTCATCGCCCGCGGTCCCGAGGTGCTCGCGCACGCCGCCGAGGTGGTGCGCGGCAAGCGGGTCGGTTTCGAGGCCGAACACCTGAGTGTCGCCGCCCTCGAGGACCTCTCGGCCCTGGAAGCCTCGCTGGTCCCCACCCGGGGTCTGGTCGAGATCCTGCGGCGCATCAAGACCCCCGAGGAGATCGCAAAGATCCGCCGCGCGCAGGAACTGGCCGACAACGCGCTGCAGGCGGTGCTGCCGCAGCTGCGGGCCGGGGTGCGCGAAATTGACATCGCGCTGGAGCTCGAGTACCACCTGCGCCGCGCCGGAGCCTCGGGTCCCTCGTTCGATTTCATCGTGGCGGGCGGTCCGCGCAGCGCGATGCCGCACGGCGTGGCCAGCGAGCGCGTGCTGCAAGACGGCGACCTGGTCACCATCGACATGGGCGCGGTGTGGGACGGCTACCACAGCGACATGACCCGCGCCTACCCGGTCGGCGAGATCCGCGAGCAACTGCGCGGCTTTTACCGCGCGGTCAAGGCCGCCCTCGAGGCGGCCGTGGCCCAGGTGCGCCCCGGGGTCTCGTGCCCTGAACTGGACGCGGTGGCGCGCGGCGTGCTGGCCGAGCACGGCCTGGCCGAGTACTTCGCGCACTCGCTGGGCCACGGCGTGGGCCTGGCCATCCACGAGGCCCCTTCGCTGAGCGCCCTGTCGCAAGACGTCCTCGAGGCGGGCATGGTGATCACGGTGGAGCCGGGCGTATACCTGCCCGGCGTGGGCGGCGTGCGCCTCGAGCACCTGTTGGTGGTGACCGAGAGCGGACACGAGGTGCTCTCGGCTTCGCCGATTCCGGAGTTATGA
- a CDS encoding septal ring lytic transglycosylase RlpA family protein, with protein MRRLALTVLSAAVCLSGTGRAADEFVQKGSAVYYGGRKDSETTMVAAHPSLPFGTWVEVRHTRTGKTVRVKINDRGPFGNPARIIDLSRDAASALGILREGVAPVILRVVAPAAR; from the coding sequence ATGAGGCGGCTCGCGCTGACGGTTCTGAGCGCTGCGGTGTGCCTGAGCGGTACAGGCCGCGCGGCGGACGAGTTCGTGCAGAAGGGCAGCGCCGTGTATTACGGGGGCCGTAAGGACTCCGAGACCACCATGGTGGCCGCCCACCCGTCCCTGCCGTTTGGGACCTGGGTGGAGGTGCGCCACACCCGTACGGGCAAGACCGTGCGGGTCAAGATCAACGACCGTGGACCGTTCGGCAATCCGGCCCGCATCATCGACCTGTCGCGCGACGCGGCGTCGGCCCTGGGCATCTTGCGCGAGGGCGTAGCCCCGGTGATCTTGCGGGTAGTCGCACCCGCAGCGCGCTGA
- a CDS encoding YbjN domain-containing protein, translated as MSDTALLTLDTIAKYLKDKEVILEIQEQNNTRFIRMGWKFEMGDAAVLISVNDGPNETSRLEITCVTQKTYQDRMNEVVQLLNSRNRERAFSRSIDADGNVWLEYVGFYPTLSEFPQETFDTLFGGVLMHFQDDYAALEGFQPSAQA; from the coding sequence ATGTCCGATACCGCACTGCTTACCCTGGATACGATCGCCAAGTATCTGAAGGATAAAGAGGTCATTCTCGAGATTCAGGAGCAGAACAACACCCGTTTCATCCGTATGGGCTGGAAGTTCGAGATGGGCGACGCCGCCGTGCTGATCAGCGTCAACGACGGTCCCAACGAGACCAGCCGCCTCGAGATCACCTGCGTGACCCAGAAGACCTACCAAGATCGCATGAACGAGGTGGTCCAGCTGCTCAACAGCCGCAACCGCGAGCGCGCCTTCAGCCGCTCGATCGATGCGGACGGCAACGTCTGGCTCGAGTACGTGGGCTTCTACCCCACCCTCTCCGAGTTCCCCCAGGAAACCTTTGACACGCTGTTCGGCGGCGTGCTGATGCACTTCCAGGACGACTACGCCGCGCTCGAGGGCTTCCAGCCCAGCGCCCAGGCGTAA
- a CDS encoding MBL fold metallo-hydrolase, translating into MWLHSLTIGRARVTSLTDGSFGLDGGAMFGVVPKVLWSKVAEADDQNRVRLRINPLLIQLDGKNVLVETGMWDRGGEKFESMFALERDETVFSGLRAMGLEPSDIDLVINTHLHFDHAGRNVDAQGKPTFARASYLVQAQELYDAYHAHERSRGSYYVDEYIEPVERAGLFERVEGEAEILPGLRVLPAPGHNLGQQAVILESEGQTLVYTADLLPSFAHAPYPYVMGYDLYPVTCLEKRKELFPRWAEAAAVIAPPHDPRHAFGRFEPNPKGGYRLRALPR; encoded by the coding sequence ATGTGGCTTCATTCGCTCACCATCGGCCGCGCCCGTGTCACCTCGCTCACCGACGGCAGTTTTGGCCTGGATGGAGGAGCCATGTTCGGCGTGGTCCCCAAGGTTTTATGGTCCAAGGTGGCCGAAGCAGACGATCAGAACCGCGTGCGGCTGCGCATCAACCCGCTGCTGATCCAGCTCGACGGCAAGAACGTGCTGGTCGAGACCGGCATGTGGGACCGCGGCGGCGAGAAGTTCGAGAGCATGTTTGCCCTCGAGCGCGACGAGACGGTGTTCAGCGGCCTGCGCGCCATGGGCCTGGAACCCTCGGACATCGACTTGGTGATCAACACGCACCTGCACTTCGATCACGCCGGGCGCAACGTGGACGCGCAGGGCAAGCCGACTTTCGCGCGGGCCAGCTACCTGGTGCAGGCCCAGGAGCTGTACGACGCCTACCATGCGCACGAGCGCTCGCGCGGCTCGTACTACGTGGACGAGTACATCGAGCCGGTCGAGCGCGCGGGACTGTTCGAGCGCGTTGAGGGTGAGGCCGAGATTCTGCCGGGGCTGCGGGTGCTGCCCGCACCGGGGCACAACCTGGGCCAGCAGGCGGTGATCCTCGAGTCCGAAGGCCAGACCCTGGTCTACACCGCCGATCTGCTGCCCAGCTTTGCGCACGCGCCTTACCCGTACGTGATGGGCTATGACCTGTACCCGGTGACCTGCCTCGAGAAGCGCAAGGAGCTGTTTCCCCGCTGGGCCGAGGCCGCTGCGGTGATCGCCCCGCCGCACGATCCACGGCACGCTTTCGGGCGTTTCGAGCCGAACCCCAAGGGCGGCTACCGCCTGCGGGCGCTGCCCCGCTAG
- a CDS encoding MFS transporter — MDPLRFSEALPHPGPGWARRFGLIFAGQGLSLVGSALTQFVLLWWITETTGSVAALSMAGLAALLPQALLGPLGGTLADRYSRRAIMIIADSVSALCMAVLIYLFATEQVQMWQVYAMMFVRSSMQAFQAPAAAASTAMLVPTDFLPRAAGLNQTLQGLMTVAAAPLGALAISVLPLSAALAIDLVTAVLGIVPLLFFRVPQLRIPPEQQQGVWADFREGLALVWHHRGLRHLYLLLGVVVTVIMPTFTLTLLLVREHFGGGAGQVALMEGLSGVGMLLGGLLVTALAPRRQVTALLLGLGLSCLTLSLTALAPADAFWLAVLWWAVSGITFAFGNAPISALLQITIPNQLQGRVLSLLSTVMGLAAPVGLLIAGAFGEVIGVRGLFIGGGLLGALLCLLGFFSRSLRHLEAQAQEKQAPVAAPQR; from the coding sequence GTGGACCCGCTGAGGTTCTCGGAGGCGCTGCCGCACCCGGGTCCCGGCTGGGCCCGGCGCTTCGGGCTGATCTTCGCCGGGCAGGGCCTGTCACTGGTCGGTTCGGCCCTGACGCAGTTCGTCTTGCTGTGGTGGATCACCGAGACGACCGGCAGCGTGGCCGCGCTCAGCATGGCCGGGCTCGCAGCGCTGCTGCCGCAGGCCCTGCTCGGACCGCTGGGCGGCACCCTGGCCGACCGCTACAGCCGCCGCGCCATCATGATCATTGCGGACAGCGTCTCGGCGCTGTGCATGGCCGTCTTGATCTACCTGTTTGCCACCGAGCAGGTGCAGATGTGGCAGGTGTACGCCATGATGTTCGTCCGCAGCAGCATGCAGGCGTTTCAGGCACCCGCTGCGGCTGCCAGCACCGCCATGCTGGTCCCCACCGACTTTCTGCCGCGCGCAGCCGGGCTCAACCAGACCCTGCAGGGTCTGATGACCGTTGCCGCCGCGCCGCTGGGCGCGCTGGCCATCAGCGTCTTGCCGTTGAGCGCTGCGCTGGCCATCGACCTCGTGACCGCCGTGCTGGGCATCGTGCCGCTGCTGTTTTTTCGCGTTCCGCAGCTGCGGATTCCGCCCGAGCAGCAACAGGGGGTGTGGGCCGATTTCCGTGAGGGTCTGGCGCTGGTCTGGCACCATCGCGGTCTGCGGCACCTGTACCTGCTGCTGGGTGTGGTCGTCACCGTGATCATGCCGACTTTTACGCTCACCCTGCTGCTGGTCCGCGAGCATTTCGGCGGCGGTGCCGGTCAGGTGGCTCTGATGGAAGGCCTCTCGGGCGTCGGGATGCTGCTGGGCGGCCTGCTGGTTACCGCGCTCGCACCCCGCCGTCAGGTAACGGCCCTGCTGCTGGGCCTGGGCCTGTCGTGCCTCACCCTGAGCCTTACCGCACTTGCCCCCGCCGACGCCTTCTGGCTGGCCGTGCTGTGGTGGGCGGTCAGCGGCATCACCTTTGCGTTCGGCAACGCCCCGATCAGCGCACTGCTGCAAATCACCATCCCCAACCAGCTGCAGGGGCGGGTGCTGTCGCTGCTCAGCACGGTCATGGGCCTGGCCGCGCCGGTGGGCTTGCTCATCGCCGGAGCATTCGGAGAGGTGATCGGCGTGCGCGGGCTGTTCATCGGCGGGGGCCTGCTGGGCGCGCTGCTGTGCTTGCTGGGCTTCTTCTCGCGTTCGCTGCGCCACCTCGAGGCCCAGGCGCAGGAAAAGCAGGCCCCTGTCGCCGCGCCGCAGCGCTGA
- a CDS encoding TetR/AcrR family transcriptional regulator, translated as MVRTRNSEHTRAALLAAAAQILLEHGSALSLEAVAKAAGVSKGGLLHHFPSREALLTELALSVATHFHRRLETALEEEVARHGRQPGAWLRAYIRVNFEPDANETSLILALSSLVHGDDYLQRSLELQATYVAAAENDGLPPGRAHAIRLACDGYWMGQFMERTRLSPEQAQALKEELLSWTR; from the coding sequence ACTCCGAACACACCCGTGCGGCCCTGCTGGCCGCCGCCGCTCAGATTCTGCTGGAGCACGGCTCCGCCCTCTCGCTCGAGGCCGTGGCCAAAGCGGCCGGGGTCAGCAAGGGCGGGCTGCTGCACCACTTTCCCTCGCGGGAGGCGCTGCTGACCGAACTGGCGCTGAGCGTGGCCACCCACTTTCACCGCAGGCTCGAAACCGCCCTCGAGGAGGAGGTCGCCCGGCACGGGCGGCAGCCCGGGGCGTGGCTGCGCGCCTACATCCGGGTCAACTTCGAGCCGGACGCCAACGAAACGTCCCTGATCCTGGCGCTGTCGTCGCTGGTGCACGGCGATGACTACCTGCAGCGCTCGCTGGAACTGCAGGCCACCTACGTTGCGGCCGCCGAAAACGACGGGCTGCCCCCGGGACGGGCGCACGCGATCCGCCTGGCCTGCGACGGTTACTGGATGGGACAGTTCATGGAGCGCACCCGCCTGAGTCCCGAGCAGGCGCAGGCCCTGAAAGAGGAGCTGCTGTCGTGGACCCGCTGA